Genomic segment of Candidatus Protochlamydia amoebophila UWE25:
GACCAACAACCAAGTAACGCGCTTTTACTTTTAAGTTATGCGAAGTTTTTGCGAGATTGTGTTCAGGATATAAATGTTGATGAAATATTATTTTATGGTGAACGAGCATTAGCGATTAGCCCAAACTCTGTAGAAGTTTATATTCGTTATGGAAATTTATTATCTTCTATAGACCCTGCAAAATCTCTCTCTGTTTTGGAAAAAGGCTTAGATTTGCAACCCTGTGATCAAACTCTTTTAAAAAACTATGAAAATGCTTGTCAGAGATTGAATTACCCTGAAAAGGCAGCTGAAAGGTATCAAAGAGCATTTGCAATTGATTCGGATAATAATAAGTTTTTTTTCAAATTCATCAAGTTTATAGATGAAAATCAAAGGCTTGTATTAATTGAAAAACTCGTTCAAAGACAGCCGGAAAATCCACCAATTTTATTCCTATATGGAGGTTTTTTAATCGGGAAAAGCCGCCAAAGTACTGCCATCAACGAAAAAATGCAAAACTTAGGTCTCAGCCAACTTAAAAATGCTCTCAAATTGGCGTCGACAAACCTAGATGTGGTATTGTTTTATGCGGAAATATTACAACAGATAGAAAGATATGAGGAAGCAGCAGAGCAATGTCAGAGGATATTAGATTTGAATCTTTCTCTTACTGATATAATGCGTGCAAAGTATTTTGAAATATTAAAAAAATTGAATCAGAAAAGCAAGATTGAAGTTTATTATCAAAAATTTTTAAAAAATCATTCCGATCTTTCTCTTCATGAAGAGTATATTAAATGGTTAATTTGCCAAAATCGAATGCAAGATGCGTTGAATGAATTGGAAAAAACTTTAAACTATCAAATGCAGTATGATAAGTATATACATCTATTAACCGATATTCTAAGTAATAGGGGTAAGATAGCGCAAGAAGAATTCAATGAAACATGTGAAAATTATTTATTAGGAAAAATAGCAGAGCAACCACAAAATACCATTTTAAAATGGTTTTTAGCGCGCTTTTTAGAAGAAAAAAATCAGTTTGATAAAGCGGTGGAGGAATACAAAGGAATTTTAAAATTACATCCTCATGCTTCGAAAATTCAAGCTAAATATGTGGAGCTTCTAGAAAAGAAAGAAAGCTGGGATGATTTAGAAGTGTATGCGGAAAGTTTAGATCAAAATCATCCTCAAGACGTTTGTATGATTGTTCAAATCATCAACATTTTTAAAGATGAAGATGAATTTGGAAGGGTAATTCGCTTATATGAAAAAATATTACTTGTTTTATCAAATGCTCAGTTAAATGATTATGAAAATTTTCTCTATAGAGGTCACGATGATAGAACCACCCTTGAAGCATTGCATGAATTTAAATGCAAAAAATATCCGACGATAGAAAATTTGGAAAGTTACGGATGTTTTCTAATTGATAAACAACCTGAGGAACGAATAGCTGAAATTTATTTAAGATTATTACGAACTAATGCTGAAAGCATACAGAGTAAAAGTCTTCAAAAAAATTATTTTTCTGTCTTGGAAAAATTGAATCAACAAGATAAAATCCAAAAATTTTTTGAGGATTTATGTCAAACATATCCTACAATTGACAATCTAGAGCATTATATTAATTATTTAACAGTACAACCTAACTTTGATGAACGCAAGGTTACTCAACTTCAAAATAAGCTGCTTGACTGTTACAAAGAAAAATTAAGTGATTCCAGTGTTCGAGAAAATTACTCAAAATATTCTCAAATAAGGCAAAACTATTTTAGTTTGTTAATTAGAACTGGACAGCAAACTCAACTCTATAATTATTTTGAAAATGAAAATAGATACTATGAACGTAAGTCTACCATTCAACCACAATTATTAAAAGATTACGGATTAATGCTTGCTGACTGGTCAGCGCATGTAAAAGGAGAAAAAAAGCTTTCATTAATTCAAAAATCGGTCGATTTATTAGCCAAGGCTCTAGAAAAAGCAGATGCGCAGCTCTATTTAGATTTAAAAAATATCTTTCCAGAACAATTACTAAAATTAAATCAATTAGATAAAATAGAAAACTTTTACCGAAAAGGACTAGCATTAAATCCCCATTCCATTCCCATGCGATCGCACTATGCGAAATATTTAAAAGACAACCAAAATTTTGAAAGGGCTTTGACTGAATTTCTTTTAATTATTGAAAAAGTAAAAGCATCTAGAAACGTATGGGATATATCTATTTATTATCTGGAGGCTGCTCATACGTTAGAGCAGCTAAATAGAATTGAAGAGGCAGCTTCCTACTATAAAAAATATGGGGAACTTAGTCTATATCATAAAGATCAAAAATATCAGGAATTTAAAAAACAAAAATCAGATTTGCTAGCTAATGCGGCAGATTTACCCTAATTCAAATTTTGATCAACATTCAAAAGTAGGCAATTAGAGAATTGCTTACTTTTGAAATTCAAAACCATTTCAAATCTATCAACTGATGAATACATCCCTTATTTTTTCTGCTTAAAGTTTTCTTTCTATTGCTAGAAGCTTCGAAACAAATAGGTAAAGAATTTATAAAACCAAACCAACTTTTTTTCAATTACGGGCAAACTGGAGTCGTGTAACTAATAAGAAGAGGTTGAAGCAAAATTTTTTATGTCGCAAGAGATCAAAAACTTAAAGAATGTAAATATGAAAAATTAATATTTTTATATTTTGATTAATAAATTAATTATAAATTAAAATATTATTTTTATTAATATTTTAAGGATGTTTTATGCCTGCTGAGTTTATTAATAATCTTAGTCAATTATTGAAATTTACATTCGAGCCAATAGAAACGGCAGTCATTCCTCCAAAAAAAACTCATGAAGGCCATACATATGTTAAAATAGGGGAAATCAAAACCAATTCTTCCACATGGGTGCGTGTAGCCTATGCCATCAAGGGAATTGCCGCTATGGCTTTTGCTTGTCTATTGTTACCTTTATTATTTCCTTCTTTTCGTTTTTATTTAAGCCATTCCTGGAGTCAATTTTGGAATAGTTCTAAAAATACCAATATTTATTTGAAAGATACTAGTAGATCTTCACAAGTTAGTGGGCTTAATGGTGTTAGTCAAGTAACATCGCTATATCCTCCTTTTTTGGGCACAAACATTTTAGCGCAAGAAGCAAAGAAACTTGAAAAGCAAGGAAGATATTTTGAAGCAGGCCTTTTCTATCAAAAATGTCTAGAAATTGATCCTAAAAATGCTCCTTTGCGAGTTGAATATGCGGAAGTATTAAAAAAACAAGGGGAAGAACACACAAAAGAATTGCGAAAGTTATATGAAGAAGGGATAAAGCTTGCGCCTAACAGTAAAACTCTCCTTTTCAATCATGCTAAATTTGATGTTGAAGATAAAGAGGCGGAAAGAGATTACAAAAAAGCTTTAGAAAAAAATCCTGACAATGTAGACCTGCGAATTACGTATGCAAAGTTGTTAATAAAACGCTATAAAAATTCAAAATCTACTTTGCTAGATGATGGAGAAAGAATTAGGGATGAAGTACTCGATATTTACAAAACAGGCTTACAACGGCAGCCGCATCATCCACTTCTGCTTCTAAAATATGCGAAATTTTTGATAATGCATTTAAATCAAACTCAAGAAGCGGTGGACTGGTACCAAAACGCACAAGTCGATTCTAGTAATATCGACTTCCACACGAGTTATGCAAATATATTGCCTAGATATCTTCAAGAAATGGCTCAAGAGATTTATCAAAGATGTCTGGACCAACAGCCAAATAACGTGCATTTACTTTTAAGGTATGCAGAATTTTTGCAAAACCAATTTTGGCATGCAAATAATGATAAAATAATATTTTATGGTGAACGAGCATTAGCGATTAGTCCAGACTCTGTAGAAGTTTATTTTCGTTATGGAAATTTATTATCCGTAATCGACCCGGCAAAAGCTCAAGTCATTTATCAAACAGGTTTAGACTTACAACCTGACAATTTAAAGCTTCTTGGTAAATCCTTCCATGATGAGACAGAAAATGCACTTAATGAATCTATCCATCGTTATCAAAAAGGTTTAGCAATAAATCCTAAAAATACTGAACTTCGCATCGCTGCATATTCTCATTTAGCTTGTAGAACGAGTCAACAAAAAATTCTCCATTTTTTGGAAGAAGGTTTGGATTTGCAACCGTGCGATCAAATTCTTTTAGAAGAGTATAAATTTGCTTGCGATCAATTACATCAGCCTGAAAAAGCTATTGAAAGATATCAGAGAGCATTTGAAATTGATTCAGATAATCATTATTTTCTCACGGAAATTATCCAAAATTCAGATGAAAATCAACAAGTAAAGTTAATTGAAAAAGCCATCAAAAGACAACCAGACAATCCGCAAAACTTAATCACTTATGGATATTTATTATATGCCAAAATTCAACAAGCAGATGTCATTGACGAAAAACTAATAAACTTATGCCTTAGTCAATTTAGAAAAGCTGCCAAATTAGCGCCGACAAACGGATGTTTAAGAACGAAATATGCTCAAGCTTTATTCTACTTTGAAAAAACTAGTGAGGCTGTTGAACAATATAAAAGGATGATCAATTTAGGCATACCTCTTTCTAGAGAAAGCCGAGCAAAATACATTGAAGCTTTAGAAGAGTTGAAGCTAGAAAAGGAGATTGAAATTTATTATCAAACTTTTTTACAAAATAATCCCAACTTTTTTCTTCATGAAGAATATATTGAATGGTTAACTTGCCAAGATCGAATGCAAGATGCGTTGAATGAACTGGAAAAAACTTTAAATTATCACATACAGTATGACAAGTATGTGTATTTACTACACCATATTTTAATTAATAATGGCAGGATAAGACGAGAAGAAGTAGATGAAACATGTGAAAATTATTTATTAGGAAAAATAGCAGAGCAACCACAAAATACCATTTTAAAATGGTTTTTAGCGCGCTTTTTAGAAGAAAAAAATCAATTTAATACAGCAATTGAACAATGCAAAGAAATTTTAAAATTGCATCCTCACCTTTCAAAAATCCAAGCTAAATATGTGGACCTTTTAGAAAAAAATGAAAATTGGGACGATTTAGAAGCGTATGCAGAAAGTTTAGATCAAAATCATTCTCAAGATACTAGCACGATTTTTCGAATCATTAGTATTTTAAAATATGAAAATGAGATAGAAAGAGTGATTCGATTATACGAAAAAGTACGACCTATTCTATCGAATGCTCAGTTAGAAGATTATGAAGATTGTCTCTTAAGAGGCGATAATAGAACCGTTGCTGTTGAAGCCTTGCACAAATTTAAATGTAAAAAATATCCTTCTGTAGAGAATTTTCAATCTTATGGAACTTTTTTATATACTTCAGACAAATCAGATGAGGAAAAAGCTAATATTTATTTCAGATTACTCTCTGCTTCTGATGAATGCATGCAAAGTGGCATAAAAAATTTATATATTGAGATACTACAAAAGCTTAATAAACAAAAAGATCTTCAAAACTTTTTAGAAAGACTTTGCAAGAAATACCCTACAATAGACTCTTTAGAATATTACATGGATTATTTAAGAGATTGGGCTAATCCTGATGAACACAAGCTTACTCAAATTCAAAATATTCTTATTGAGCTTTACAAAATAGAATTGGATAACTCCAACATGCGAGCCAATTATTTAGAACATTCTGGTTTACGAAGTAGATATTTTAATTTGCTAAGCATAACAGGACAAGAAGATAAAATTTGTAATTATTTTAAAAAAGAAGATGAATATTATCAACATGCCTATCTGACTCAACCGCAACTAATAAAAAGTTATGGTTTAATGCTCAATGACTGGTCAAAGTATTTAAAAGAAGAAGAACAATTTTTCTTAATTCAAAAATCCGCGGATTTATTAGCTCAAGCCCTGGAAAAAGCAGATGCGCAACTTTATTTAGATTTAAAAAATATTTTTCCCAACCAATTACTAAAATTAAATAAATTAGACGAAATCGAAGCTTTTTACCAAAAAGGATTAGTGTTAAATCCCGATTCTATTCCCATGCGATTGGATTATGCGAAATATTTAAAAAACAGACACAACTTTGAAAAATCCTTGGATGAATTCCTTTTAATTATTGAAAAAGAAAAAACATCTTGGACCTGGTATGCTACGAATATATCTACTTACTATCTAGAGGCTGCTCATATATTAGATCAATTAAATAGATTGGACGAGGCGGCGTCCTATTATAAGAAGTATGAAAAGCTTTCTCGACATCAAACAGATGAAAAATATCAGGAATTTAAAAGAAAACAATCAAATTTACTTGATTGTGCAGTAGATTTACCTTAATTCAAATTTTGATCATCGTGCAAAAGTAGGCAATTAGAGAGAAATGCTTACTTTTGAATTTGAAAATGCCTTAAATTTATTGTCTAATAAATAATTTTTTTATTTTCCCATTTAAAGTTTCTTTCTGTTGATTTTATCAAGAGAGTATAGAAATATCGAAATAGATATTTTCACTTATTTTAGAAATATCTCTAATTTTTTAGAGAAGGGCCCAAGCATAGGTATTTAAGGAAATTATGAATCCAAGCCAACTTTTTCAATTACACACAGAATTTGAACCATGCGGAGATCAACCAGAAGCCATTAATCAACTAGTGGCAAGCATTTTGCAAAACAAACGTTCGCAAGTTCTTTTGGGAATTACAGGGTCTGGAAAAACGTTTACAATGGCGAATGTGATTGCCAAGGTACAACGTCCAACATTAATTTTGGCTCATAATAAAACTTTAGCAGCTCAACTTTATCAAGAATTTAAGGCTTTTTTTCCTCACAATGCGGTAGAGTATTTTGTTTCTTATTATGACTATTATCAACCGGAAGCTTACGTTCCTCGGACAGATACCTATATAGAAAAAGACATGTCGATTAATGACAAGATAGACAAAATGCGTTTAAGTGCGACACGCTCGCTCCTTGAGCGTTCCGACGTAATTATTGTTTCTTCAGTTTCATGCATTTATGGCTTGGGCTCTCCAGAGTATTATCGAGGAATGAATTTGACACTTTCTCAAGGACAAATGCGACGACGAGATGATATTTTGCTCCATTTAGTAGAAATGCAATATAAAAGAAATGACTTCGAATTTATTCGATCAACGTTTCGTGTGAGAGGTGATGTACTAGATATTTTTCCAGCTTATGAAGAAGATTTAGCCATTCGAGTTGAAATGTTTGGGGATGAGATTGAGCAGATCAGCGAAATTGACCCCTTAACAGGTAAAGTTAAACGACGCATCGCTTCTATTACTATTTATCCAAGTTCTCACCACGTTACGCCTGAAGAAATTCGGTTAAAAGCGATGGAAACTATTCGAGCAGAACTTGATGAGCGAAGGCAATTTTATGAAACGGAAAAAAAATATTTAGAGTTAGAGCGAATTCAGCAACGGACAATGTACGATCTAGAAATGTTAAAAGAAGTGGGAACTTGTAAAGGAATCGAAAATTATTCTCGTCATTTTAGCATGCGTCAGCCAGGTGCGCCACCCCCGTGTTTATTAGATTATTTTCCTTCAGATTATTTACTTGTTATTGATGAATCTCACCAAACACTTCCTCAGGTCCATGCGATGTTTAATGGAGATCGCGCACGGAAGCAAACTTTGGTCGATTTTGGATTTCGGTTACCTTCTGCTTTTGATAATCGACCTTTGCGCTTTGAAGAGGTTTACGGACGGATTCATCAAGTTGTTTATGTTTCTGCAACACCCGGTGCTTGGGAAGTTCAAGAAGCTGGAGGGGAGATCGTCGAACAATTAATTCGACCGACAGGTCTTTTAGATCCCATCATTGAAATACGTCCTGCATCTGGTCAGGTAGACGATTGTTTAGCAGAAATCCGTTCCCATGTCAGTAAAGGAGGGCGTGTTTTACTCACCACACTCACAAAGAAGCTTTCGGAAGAATTGACGACTTATCTCAATGATTTAAACGTGAAAG
This window contains:
- a CDS encoding peptide transporter, whose product is MPAKFINDRSQLLNLPYSHLENKDNLPKKVHEGHTYVKIGKIKTNSTAWVRVAYAIKGIITLAFACLLLPLLFPSFRSSLSHSWSQVWNSSKNTSIYLKEILLPATESNGSSQIGGLNKAKSITDLPVTDVPSSNATISIQEARKLKEQGRYFETAIFYQKFLEGNPKDAPLRVEYAEVLKKQGEEHTKELRKLYEEGLKLLPNDMTVLFNHAKFNIKDEEAERDYKKALEKNSDNAEVRVTYAKLLIKRYEDTKSDLLDGGESIKEEVLDIYKSGLQRQPKHPLLLLKYAEFLIKQLNQTQEAVDCYQNAQIDSSNIDFHVSYANILPEYLQEMAQEIYQRCLDQQPSNALLLLSYAKFLRDCVQDINVDEILFYGERALAISPNSVEVYIRYGNLLSSIDPAKSLSVLEKGLDLQPCDQTLLKNYENACQRLNYPEKAAERYQRAFAIDSDNNKFFFKFIKFIDENQRLVLIEKLVQRQPENPPILFLYGGFLIGKSRQSTAINEKMQNLGLSQLKNALKLASTNLDVVLFYAEILQQIERYEEAAEQCQRILDLNLSLTDIMRAKYFEILKKLNQKSKIEVYYQKFLKNHSDLSLHEEYIKWLICQNRMQDALNELEKTLNYQMQYDKYIHLLTDILSNRGKIAQEEFNETCENYLLGKIAEQPQNTILKWFLARFLEEKNQFDKAVEEYKGILKLHPHASKIQAKYVELLEKKESWDDLEVYAESLDQNHPQDVCMIVQIINIFKDEDEFGRVIRLYEKILLVLSNAQLNDYENFLYRGHDDRTTLEALHEFKCKKYPTIENLESYGCFLIDKQPEERIAEIYLRLLRTNAESIQSKSLQKNYFSVLEKLNQQDKIQKFFEDLCQTYPTIDNLEHYINYLTVQPNFDERKVTQLQNKLLDCYKEKLSDSSVRENYSKYSQIRQNYFSLLIRTGQQTQLYNYFENENRYYERKSTIQPQLLKDYGLMLADWSAHVKGEKKLSLIQKSVDLLAKALEKADAQLYLDLKNIFPEQLLKLNQLDKIENFYRKGLALNPHSIPMRSHYAKYLKDNQNFERALTEFLLIIEKVKASRNVWDISIYYLEAAHTLEQLNRIEEAASYYKKYGELSLYHKDQKYQEFKKQKSDLLANAADLP
- a CDS encoding tetratricopeptide repeat protein, producing MPAEFINNLSQLLKFTFEPIETAVIPPKKTHEGHTYVKIGEIKTNSSTWVRVAYAIKGIAAMAFACLLLPLLFPSFRFYLSHSWSQFWNSSKNTNIYLKDTSRSSQVSGLNGVSQVTSLYPPFLGTNILAQEAKKLEKQGRYFEAGLFYQKCLEIDPKNAPLRVEYAEVLKKQGEEHTKELRKLYEEGIKLAPNSKTLLFNHAKFDVEDKEAERDYKKALEKNPDNVDLRITYAKLLIKRYKNSKSTLLDDGERIRDEVLDIYKTGLQRQPHHPLLLLKYAKFLIMHLNQTQEAVDWYQNAQVDSSNIDFHTSYANILPRYLQEMAQEIYQRCLDQQPNNVHLLLRYAEFLQNQFWHANNDKIIFYGERALAISPDSVEVYFRYGNLLSVIDPAKAQVIYQTGLDLQPDNLKLLGKSFHDETENALNESIHRYQKGLAINPKNTELRIAAYSHLACRTSQQKILHFLEEGLDLQPCDQILLEEYKFACDQLHQPEKAIERYQRAFEIDSDNHYFLTEIIQNSDENQQVKLIEKAIKRQPDNPQNLITYGYLLYAKIQQADVIDEKLINLCLSQFRKAAKLAPTNGCLRTKYAQALFYFEKTSEAVEQYKRMINLGIPLSRESRAKYIEALEELKLEKEIEIYYQTFLQNNPNFFLHEEYIEWLTCQDRMQDALNELEKTLNYHIQYDKYVYLLHHILINNGRIRREEVDETCENYLLGKIAEQPQNTILKWFLARFLEEKNQFNTAIEQCKEILKLHPHLSKIQAKYVDLLEKNENWDDLEAYAESLDQNHSQDTSTIFRIISILKYENEIERVIRLYEKVRPILSNAQLEDYEDCLLRGDNRTVAVEALHKFKCKKYPSVENFQSYGTFLYTSDKSDEEKANIYFRLLSASDECMQSGIKNLYIEILQKLNKQKDLQNFLERLCKKYPTIDSLEYYMDYLRDWANPDEHKLTQIQNILIELYKIELDNSNMRANYLEHSGLRSRYFNLLSITGQEDKICNYFKKEDEYYQHAYLTQPQLIKSYGLMLNDWSKYLKEEEQFFLIQKSADLLAQALEKADAQLYLDLKNIFPNQLLKLNKLDEIEAFYQKGLVLNPDSIPMRLDYAKYLKNRHNFEKSLDEFLLIIEKEKTSWTWYATNISTYYLEAAHILDQLNRLDEAASYYKKYEKLSRHQTDEKYQEFKRKQSNLLDCAVDLP
- the uvrB gene encoding excinuclease ABC subunit UvrB, coding for MNPSQLFQLHTEFEPCGDQPEAINQLVASILQNKRSQVLLGITGSGKTFTMANVIAKVQRPTLILAHNKTLAAQLYQEFKAFFPHNAVEYFVSYYDYYQPEAYVPRTDTYIEKDMSINDKIDKMRLSATRSLLERSDVIIVSSVSCIYGLGSPEYYRGMNLTLSQGQMRRRDDILLHLVEMQYKRNDFEFIRSTFRVRGDVLDIFPAYEEDLAIRVEMFGDEIEQISEIDPLTGKVKRRIASITIYPSSHHVTPEEIRLKAMETIRAELDERRQFYETEKKYLELERIQQRTMYDLEMLKEVGTCKGIENYSRHFSMRQPGAPPPCLLDYFPSDYLLVIDESHQTLPQVHAMFNGDRARKQTLVDFGFRLPSAFDNRPLRFEEVYGRIHQVVYVSATPGAWEVQEAGGEIVEQLIRPTGLLDPIIEIRPASGQVDDCLAEIRSHVSKGGRVLLTTLTKKLSEELTTYLNDLNVKAKYLHSDIDTIERVQIIRDLRLGVFDVLVGINLLREGLDIPEVSLVAILDADKEGFLRSETSLIQTCGRAARNAEGRVIMYADKITKSIKRTLEITESRRALQMRYNEQHGITPRTVKREISVLMESEEDQVTHPTKLEEEIFKAAEEAHHYLTLDEVRLKIKECEKEMKKAAKEFRFEEAADWRDQMRRYQQIELTLA